Within Aneurinibacillus sp. REN35, the genomic segment TCCTCTTCCTTCTGGACATCGTCTGTACCTTCTACATACACTTTCATGAATCCTGGGAATTTCACTTGGGAGCCGTTTGCACGAAATGCAGCATCGCCTACGGTAATGTCAGCTGTGACTGTATCTAATACAGCGGAAGCCATCTGGCTAGCAATAAATCGTTCCCATATGAGTCGATATAGCTTTAGCTGATCACGCGATAAGTACTCTTTGAGCGTAGCAGGATCTTGCGCAATTAATGTAGGACGAATGGCTTCATGCGCATCCTGCGCTCCTTCCTTCTTGCCAAACTGGCGCGGCTCGCTAAGCGCATAGGCTTCACCATATGTTTGTGTGATATGTTTTTTGGCTTCCTCCTGCGCTGTCGGGGAAATTCGGGTCGAGTCTGTACGCATGTACGTAATCAGACCCACTGTCCCTTCTTTTCCGATATCAATACCCTCATACAGCTGTTGGGCTACCATCATCGTCTTAGCCGCACGGAAGTTTAGCTTACGGGCTGCTTCCTGCTGCAGCGAGCTGGTAGTGAACGGAGCGGCAGGGTTTCTTCTTCGCTCCCGCTTTTTGATGTCAGAGATAATGTAGGATTCGCCTTCAATCTTGCGCAGAAGTTCCTGTACTTCTGCCTCGGACGTCAGCTCCACCTTCTCCTTGCCATAGCCGTAAAACTTGGCCTCAAATGTTTCTTTGCCTGCTTTCAGATACGCGGTAACCGACCAATACTCCTCCGGCACAAACGCGTTAATCTCCTTCTCACGGTCGATGACAAGCTTGGCGGCCACCGATTGTACGCGGCCTGCACTCAATCCTTTTTTGACCTTTTTCCATAGCAGCGGTGAGATATTATAGCCAACCAGGCGGTCGAGAATCCGGCGCGTCTGCTGGGCATTGACCAAGTCCATATTGATCTTGCGCGGATGCTTAAACGCTTCCTTAACCGCCTGCTTCGTAATCTCATTAAATACAACACGACAAGGCTGTTCTTCATTAATGTTTAAGCTGTGGGCGAGATGCCAAGCAATCGCCTCGCCCTCACGATCCGGGTCAGCCGCTAGATAGATGTTTTTAACTTTTTTCGATGCGTCGCGTAATTCTTTTAGCACGTCGCCTTTGCCCCGGATTG encodes:
- the topA gene encoding type I DNA topoisomerase; translation: MADSLVIVESPAKAKTIGKYLGKKYIVKASMGHVRDLPKSQMGVDAADGFQPKYITIRGKGDVLKELRDASKKVKNIYLAADPDREGEAIAWHLAHSLNINEEQPCRVVFNEITKQAVKEAFKHPRKINMDLVNAQQTRRILDRLVGYNISPLLWKKVKKGLSAGRVQSVAAKLVIDREKEINAFVPEEYWSVTAYLKAGKETFEAKFYGYGKEKVELTSEAEVQELLRKIEGESYIISDIKKRERRRNPAAPFTTSSLQQEAARKLNFRAAKTMMVAQQLYEGIDIGKEGTVGLITYMRTDSTRISPTAQEEAKKHITQTYGEAYALSEPRQFGKKEGAQDAHEAIRPTLIAQDPATLKEYLSRDQLKLYRLIWERFIASQMASAVLDTVTADITVGDAAFRANGSQVKFPGFMKVYVEGTDDVQKEEDKMLPPLEEQQEVALAEMEPKQHFTQPPPRYSEARLVKTLEELGIGRPSTYAPTLDTIQKRGYVAMQDRRFVPTELGEIVLGLMEEFFPEILDTKFTAKMEGDLDYIEEGKAQWVEVLDDFYQDFAKRLEVAEKHMQEVEIKDEVSDVVCEKCGSQMVYKMGRYGKFLACSAFPDCRNTMPIVKEIGVKCPKCETGEIVERKSKKNRLFYGCNNYPECDFVSWDKPLPRTCPKCGKMLVEKKGKGKNKGPTVHCSECDYQEETS